The genomic interval GAAAAGAAAGCCACTGCCTCTCAGTCGTTCCCGCCAAAATCGGAATACGAGAAATTCTACGAGACCGTCTTCCTGGCGGAGGACTCGCAGCCGGAGGAAGTGAGTTCCACGCCCCACATGGCTACCTAATGCTTATCTGGTTGATTGCCTCGTTGTTTGGGATAGTTGATTCGTTTTCCGGAGTACAGCCACAGATACACTAGACACCTTGTTTACCCATCCCATTGCGGCACTGATTGACTTGTTTACCTTTACATCCTACATCAGAATAGTGAGGTTTTGCACTCCTAAATGAGATTTGTTAGGATGTCcgaatatttcatatatctTAGGAGTATAAGAGTATCAAATTTGAAATCATTTATGTATGAGTtctattaaaatgaatttcccGTACGATAGAAGTTCTATCTGGGCCAATGGCAAATATCCTTATTCccaatttaacatttttaaaccAATTGATTGTTCCAGGAAATAATAACAGCAGAGCGTCGAAAGCCAGGACCACGCATGAGGAGCTCACTCCACGCCCTGCTACTCGACGACAAACCCCAAGCGGGAGCACAGCGAACCACAAAGACGAACGTCGCACAAAAAGTTGGCGTTGAGCCAGCGAACCGAGCCAATGGCAACTCCCCATTGCCCAAAAAGGATAAATTTGAGGACTACTACACAAAAACGGAGCGGCACGTTTGGAAGAAGGATGCGGAGAAAATGTTGTTGCAACTGTGGGCACAGCACTTGAAGGATTTCCGTGGCGAGTCCAAGAATGTCCTCATCTACCGGCAAATGGCTAAGCAGATGAGCCAGTTTGGACCCAGTCACACGGAGCTTAAAACCAAAATGGACAATTTGTCGCGAAAGTATCGGTATGTTTTACTTATATCTTATATTTTGCATGCCAAATGTTAAAGTAATTGTAATTTACAGGATAGAAGCTGAGAGAGTTCGAGAAACTGGAGTTCCATCCAAGTGGGAACACTTCCATAAGCTCCAAGCACTTCTGATTGGCACAAAAGCCGTCGATGTCTTTGAGGACATTATCGCCGAAAATCCAGGTAACATACAGCAATAAACGCAGTTTATTAAGTTATATCTTTAAAATACGCTTATTTCACAGCTCAAGCTCTGTTCAGCGATGGGGAGTATGAGCCTGAAGAATCGCCTTCAATAAAAGACGAATCTATGGCCGCGGACCATGACAATGAAtctgataatgataatgaagTTGTTGCAAACAAAGCCATGAAAAGAACGCGATCTCCCTCTCCCAATATTCCAGAAGCCCTCGAAGatgaggaggtggaggagcacCTAGAGGATCTATCCCCATCGCCGATTTCAAAATATCAGACAAAAAGGAAGGCATCGAGCAGCCATTCGGATATGCTCCTTCAAATAGAGGAGGAGAAACTGGCTATTGAGCGCGAGAAGCTCCAGGTGATGAAGGATGCTCTGCTGGAGCTAAACGCATTTCACAAAGATATCGTTTATTTACTTAAGCATAAAAAGCAGTAAAGTCAATATTAAGTGTTATACATAGAAAATAGGATTGCACTTATCCAGCGAAATATATAACTGAaaaagttattattatatgtaaTATTGCGTCACCTATAAAGTAATctaaatatacattttgtaaaaagaaTGAATTGGCATTGTTGTGTCcttacaaaataatacaaatttatttaagtaaataaaaatgcaatgaaataATACCGTTTATAggtgtttttatattattttaagtaCAATTTGATTGAACTTGGCTTTTTATTACATTAAGAGGAATAtcatgcatttaattaaaaccctCAATTTctgaattgtttttaaattaatctTTAAACttcaaattaaacaaaatacgaTATCGTAAAACTATCGATAAGCATGCAACACCGATGCTGACAACTTCTAGAAAATTCGATAGAAAAATCGATATTGATACCCTGTCCATCCCtagatacattttgtttatacttTTCGAGCATAAGGACGAAATGATTGAGGCCCGCACGATGCAGGACGTGTCGAAATTCGAATCCAACCAGATTATCTCGTCGAAGGTACTCCGCGGCGAGTACCGGCTGCTCCGGCGCAAGCAGCGCGGCTCCGTGTGGAAGGTCTACCGGGAAATCGTGCGCAGTGATGGTGCCATAATCAATGGACTCTACTTCTGCACGGGCTGCAAGCGCGTCATGCGATCCTTCAACACGTCCAATCTGCGCACCCACAAGTGCCATTTGGACTACTTGCGCTCCGAGGACTCGTGCGAGGAGGCAGTGACGGAAATCCATTCACCTATCATAGACGTACGCAAGACCACGCAGTGGCTAACTCAGTCCTCGAACATAACACAAATTGCCTTGTCTCACTTGCAGGAGTCTTTGGAGCGCCGCCTGAGCTGGAACTCCTTCCAGCCGTCGGAGTGGTCCTTCCACGCAGTCGAACTGCTCCTGGAGCTCTGGGCACAACACTGCGTCGATTTGCGGGACACACGTAAGCGGGTCAAGGTTATCTGGAAAATGACCGGCGAGATGAAGGCGCTGGGATTCACGTTCACGGAAATCAAGAACAAGATTGATGACATGGGTCAACAGTATCGGTATGAaacgtatatacatattgataaaattgtttccttattttacatttccttatctaaaatttatgttattcTAGACGAGAATCGCATATGGAAAAAACGACTGGAAACAAATCCGAGTGGGAATACTACGAGACCCTAAAGATGATATTTAATTCTGATCGCAACATAATTGAGAGTATGCCCTTGGAAAACTCTGGAAATGTACCTAGCAGGACCAGCGAACAGAATTCATTTGGCAGTCAACTTGACGAACAATTGGTGGATACAAATTACTTAAAGCCGCGTCAAGTACATCCCAGGGAAAGGGATGACTTCGATACAAACGAATCTGCGGAAGAATCGCAAGAAGACGTGGATGAACTGCGAATTCTGAAGGATAACATTATTAAGGAAATAGAGGAGTCATCAACTGTGCATTCACAAGAGAACTATGAAGACGAGCTCGATCAACAGAACTCCAAAACCGAGGAAATGAGAAGAGCTAAACGCCAAAGAGCAGCTAGAATGATGGAAATAGAGGAGGAAAAGCTGGtcattgaaaagaaaaaatgcaaactgatgaaattttttgtGCGAGAGATGTCGTCGTTTCATAAAGACTTTATGGATCTTCTAAGTAATCCCAAAAAAGGATCACATTCATAAATACCTGTTCGCAAGTTGAGTGATTGCCCAATAAACTTCTTACCTTCATAAAATATGTAGAAATCATTATGATTTTGCATTGAAAAAGGGCTTTTAAGTGtttagttttcaattttcgacGTAATGTTGAAAAGCATCACATTCGAcgaattttttttaagaatttaagTAACAAAAAGTTTAAATAGTTCTCATTTCGGCAGTCACtcaatttataaattcaaGGCTACGAGAATAAAGCACATATgattaagaaaaaaaagatttgTGATTTATTGCGTTTTcttacaatttaaatatttaataaaataaaatcctataaatacaattgtataacagaaataaaattttgtacatttacaacaatttatataaaaactCATATATTCTTTTTACACTTTGTATGTCAAAATAGAGAAATAActgtaaattgaattaattttaaaatacttgCTTAAACTAatcctatttttttttacatgtttttgtaaaaaattttttttttttcattttgataaGCTGTACTTTTTGAATTATCGATTTCGAGTGCTATCGAAAATCGATACAACATGCGAATGATGCCACCTAGTTCTGAGCTGCGTCTGTTTAGGTTTTTGCAATGACCATCAGGATTGCGAGGCGAAATATGTTTTTCATACACACCCCGGAGGAAGAGAAGTGTACGGAGGCCCAGCTGGACATCCTGATGAAGATCAACTCCGGGGAGTATCGGCTAGTAAAGAAGAACAAGCGCAGCTCCGTGTGGAACGTCTACCGGGAAATCGCTCGTCCGGACGGTACCAAGCTGAAA from Drosophila yakuba strain Tai18E2 chromosome 3L, Prin_Dyak_Tai18E2_2.1, whole genome shotgun sequence carries:
- the LOC6533838 gene encoding trihelix transcription factor ASIL1, which encodes MPSRTSSDAGGAKEAPLNARNTLLGPRSKRIALNSRIQSRNAAEKKATASQSFPPKSEYEKFYETVFLAEDSQPEEEIITAERRKPGPRMRSSLHALLLDDKPQAGAQRTTKTNVAQKVGVEPANRANGNSPLPKKDKFEDYYTKTERHVWKKDAEKMLLQLWAQHLKDFRGESKNVLIYRQMAKQMSQFGPSHTELKTKMDNLSRKYRIEAERVRETGVPSKWEHFHKLQALLIGTKAVDVFEDIIAENPAQALFSDGEYEPEESPSIKDESMAADHDNESDNDNEVVANKAMKRTRSPSPNIPEALEDEEVEEHLEDLSPSPISKYQTKRKASSSHSDMLLQIEEEKLAIEREKLQVMKDALLELNAFHKDIVYLLKHKKQ
- the LOC6533839 gene encoding uncharacterized protein LOC6533839, which codes for MIEARTMQDVSKFESNQIISSKVLRGEYRLLRRKQRGSVWKVYREIVRSDGAIINGLYFCTGCKRVMRSFNTSNLRTHKCHLDYLRSEDSCEEAVTEIHSPIIDESLERRLSWNSFQPSEWSFHAVELLLELWAQHCVDLRDTRKRVKVIWKMTGEMKALGFTFTEIKNKIDDMGQQYRRESHMEKTTGNKSEWEYYETLKMIFNSDRNIIESMPLENSGNVPSRTSEQNSFGSQLDEQLVDTNYLKPRQVHPRERDDFDTNESAEESQEDVDELRILKDNIIKEIEESSTVHSQENYEDELDQQNSKTEEMRRAKRQRAARMMEIEEEKLVIEKKKCKLMKFFVREMSSFHKDFMDLLSNPKKGSHS